In a single window of the Salmo trutta chromosome 21, fSalTru1.1, whole genome shotgun sequence genome:
- the myo7bb gene encoding unconventional myosin-VIIb translates to MVMLRKGEWVWVDPGIGVPIGARVKLTDTGHQLLVDDEGKEHKLSQKEEGSIRVMHPTSVEGVDDMIRLGDLNEAGLLRNLLVRHRQGIIYTYTGSVLVAVNPYQELPLYTADQVRLYRGRRLGELPPHVFAIADTCYFNMRRQNRDQCCIISGESGAGKTESTKLVLQFLAAVSGQHSWIEQQILEANPILEAFGNAKTIRNDNSSRFGKYVEIFFNKDGAIEGARMEEYLLEKSRVCHQAMEERNYHIFYCMLAGMTAEQKKTLCLGNAAEFSYLKRGDCIVCDGRDDAKDYTRIRTALKILTFTETQCWEILKLLAALLHLGNVSFEAAILNNMESSDVSLSDHFTLAAKLLEVQPAALAASLTYRSFMTNRERVSKPLNSEQAADSRDAFVKAIYGKLFIWIVGRINSAIHKTPTNGPKYVRNSIGLLDIFGFENFDSNSFEQLCINFANEQLQQFFVRHVFKLEQDEYTKEDIVWKNITFSDNTDTLDLLAGKPLNVLALIDEESHFPKGTDVTMLNKMNQAHAKCNKYIPSKNTHDLEFGICHFAGVVHYDSKGFLEKNRDALNSDILKLIGASTNKLLPQLFEKELSANVVKNLASNNRIVLTPKSSLRVAQADGRRQVSTLSGQFRQSLDSLMNALSKCQPHFIRCFKPNDDKKSMVFDRNLCIRQLRYSGMIDTIKIRKLGFPIRHTFKQFLQRYRVLLNTTVCDPKTESAAACCNAICKAVITGQDGWKTGKTKIFLKDAHDSLLERERERELNRKALIIQRVLLGQRDRKSFVKKRRAAVVIQKRWRGYREKKEYGKLQLGFERLQSKIRARLARGHYLKELAAAVTMQSQVRGYQARKSYKSKREAVTVLQAHTRGMLARKTTNKMKTDVFLSAQEREAREREAAELQQRLEDVLSQSQEAAAKPEPVSEQEMVETMFGFLPNKVAVGGREGLAPEGFEDLERRLTVLEVIEESREESPVESPAPVVIQVPVPPLARTVPAPEPVPIAVPEELPVVDYDDENEELSFTKFSALHFQGSATHSHITQRLRQPLLYHEDEGDALACLTVWWIILRFMGDIAEPKLINQEPSIQNNLGQRQNRRLSNLVGLDQKILRKNRKKQGTGNRKGSTIIEESETMTEEKDILIGEGRTLDRPISDLEKLHIIVGYALSRRDIRDEIYCQIIKQLVNNKSQKSSLRGWVLLSICLGIFPPTELLMRYLESFLGRGPSSYGPYCAERLRRIVANGERGEPPCWIELQAVKTKKTTQVSVALMDGLSVSLPVDSACTSAEVCQALAKKVNIKDTYGFSLYIGFYEKVWSLGSGGRHVMDAISQCEQEVRRKGEEEQHAPWRLYFRKELFTPWHDSSIDAVSTDLIYRQVIRGLKSGEYHSEKEDDFVQLAAMYYYVTFGSAISGENAKKVVEECITTELIETKSQGKLIQLVNAAHTQGPYINSRRSTDSVKGDVVDYARQKWPIYFSKFYEVTQMSGPPLPKSNFIAAINWNGISFQDEKEKKLLELSYPEVTGVNKSSDDGRIDSGQSVSLATLRGQFLLQSVEAGEMADLIQWYLEGLRERSVYAVALQDVNKQDDPMLLSYKRGDVLVIVKDGEYSPDRGWIKGTNERTGNTGAISTDTVLVLPTLEKPSDTTLSLLNLSPDQKKTVAQNAHEREEAVSPVSLKEFALEYFRQPGKEGGRGAQARGAGREKLWAASKEPIKQPLLKSLVGNTDLSHLACISFTAILKYMGDYPIKQVRQPIELTDQIFGPATQHVPLQDEVYCQIMRQMTSNSSRMSVDYGWQLMWLCTGLFPPSQSLLRYTQRFLESRPREPLAADCLQRLQMLLSMEPRKLPPHQVEVDAIQQNSNQIFHKIHFPNESTELFEVTSTTRIRDLVRNIAYKLILSSADGYGLSMKTANKVMSLEDQNYFFDSLRQTTDQPKKTKKVREARKGGKTEGAPATMPYLVIFMRKLWFNVTPGRDLTSDLTFHFPQELPKYLRGYHKCTKEEMISLAGLLFRVKVDTDRSQFVMIPRMLKELVPADEMKTMSPEDWKKHIISSYNKQAGITLDEAKVAFLKGICHWPTFGCAFFEVKQTSEPSYPSIVRIAISKQGVSFIDPKTKELLVMHPFNRITNWSSGSTYFHMTIGNLVKGNTFLCETSLGYKMDDLLSSYVNMYEMQRQAVRPRNNSMFPT, encoded by the exons ATGGTGATGTTGAGAAAG GGTGAGTGGGTGTGGGTGGACCCTGGTATCGGGGTGCCCATCGGAGCCCGGGTCAAATTGACCGATACTGGACACCAGCTACTGGTGGATGATGAAGGAAAG GAACACAAGCTCTCCCAGAAGGAGGAGGGCTCCATCAGGGTGATGCACCCCACCTCAGTGGAGGGGGTGGACGACATGATCCGCTTGGGGGACCTCAACGAGGCCGGGCTCCTCAGGAACCTGCTGGTCCGACACAGGCAGGGCATCATCTAT ACCTACACAGGCTCTGTGCTGGTGGCAGTCAACCCCTACCAAGAGCTTCCTCTCTATACAGCCGACCAAGTGAGGCTGTACCGCGGGCGTAGGCTGGGTGAGCTGCCCCCGCACGTCTTTGCCATCGCAGATACCTGCTACTTCAACATGCGCCGCCAAAACCGAGACCAGTGCTGCATCATTAG TGGAGAGTCAGGTGCAGGGAAGACAGAGAGCACCAAGCTGGTCCTTCAGTTCCTGGCTGCAGTAAGTGGACAGCACTCCTGGATAGAGCAGCAGATACTGGAGGCTAACCCTATACTGGAAG CATTTGGGAATGCCAAAACAATTCGCAACGATAACTCCAGCCGCTTTGGGAAATACGTGGAAATCTTCTTCAACAAAGATGGCGCCATCGAAGGGGCTCGCATGGAAGAGTACTTACTGGAGAAGTCTCGTGTCTGCCATCAG GCCATGGAGGAGCGGAACTACCACATATTCTACTGCATGTTAGCGGGGATGACGGCAGAACAGAAGAAAACGCTGTGTTTGGGAAATGCCGCTGAATTCAGCTACCTCAAGAGG GGTGACTGTATTGTCTGCGATGGACGTGACGATGCTAAGGACTATACCCGTATCCGCACGGCCCTGAAGATCCTCACTTTCACTGAGACCCAATGCTGGGAGATCCTCAAGCTGCTTGCTGCACTCCTCCACCTGGGCAATGTCAGCTTCGAAG CCGCCATCTTAAATAACATGGAGAGCTCTGATGTCAGTTTGTCTGATCACTTCACCCTTGCTGCCAAATTGCTGGAG GTGCAGCCTGCGGCTCTGGCTGCGAGCCTGACCTACCGCTCCTTCATGACCAACAGAGAGCGAGTGTCCAAACCCCTCAACTCTGAACAGGCAGCCGACTCCAGGGACGCCTTCGTCAAG GCGATATATGGCAAACTCTTCATCTGGATCGTTGGGAGAATCAACAGTGCCATCCATAAGACTCCCACCAACGGTCCCAAATACGTCCGTAACTCCATCGGATTGCTGGACATCTTTGGTTTTGAGAACTTTGACTCAAACAG CTTTGAACAGCTATGCATCAACTTTGCCAATGAGCAGCTGCAGCAGTTTTTTGTGCGTCATGTGTTCAAGCTGGAGCAGGATGAGTACACCAAGGAGGACATTGTTTGGAAGAACATCACCTTTAGCGACAACACGGACACCCTTGATCTCCTCGCTGGGAAGCCCCTCAACGTGTTGGCCCTGATCGACGAGGAGAGCCACTTTCCCAAG GGCACAGATGTCACCATGCTGAACAAGATGAACCAGGCTCATGCGAAGTGCAACAAGTACATTCCATCCAAGAACACCCACGACCTGGAGTTTGGGATCTGCCATTTTGCTGGGGTTGTTCACTACGACTCAAAAG GATTCCTGGAGAAGAACAGAGATGCTCTTAACTCAGACATCCTCAAGTTGATTGGCGCCTCCACCAACAAGCTGCTGCCACAGCTCTTTGAGAAGGAGCTCTCTGCAAATGTGGTGAAGAACCTTGCAAGCAACAACAGGATCGTTTTGACACCCAAGAGCTCTCTACGG GTGGCCCAGGCGGATGGCAGGAGGCAGGTGTCCACGCTGAGCGGTCAGTTCCGTCAGTCTCTGGACTCCCTCATGAATGCCCTGTCCAAATGCCAGCCCCATTTCATCCGCTGCTTCAAACCCAACGACGATAAGAAGTCCATG GTTTTTGACAGAAACCTGTGCATACGTCAGCTGCGGTATTCTGGAATGATTGATACCATCAAAATCCGGAAACTGGGATTTCCGATCCGCCACACGTTCAAGCAGTTTCTGCAGCGGTACAGAGTGCTTCTGAATACAACCGTCTGTGACCCCAAAACT GAGTCAGCAGCAGCCTGCTGCAATGCCATCTGCAAGGCCGTGATCACAGGACAGGATGGCTGGAAGACCGGCAAGACTAAGATTTTTCTGAAG GATGCCCATGACTCCCTActagagcgggagagagagcgagagctcaATAGGAAAGCCCTCATCATCCAGAGGGTCTTGCTTGGCCAAAGAGACAG AAAGAGCTTTGTGAAGAAAAGGAGAGCTGCCGTGGTTATACAGAAGCGATGGAGAGGTTATAGAGAGAAAAAAGAATACGGAAAA CTCCAGCTTGGCTTTGAGCGTCTGCAGTCTAAGATCCGTGCCCGTCTGGCCCGAGGGCATTACCTGAAGGAGCTGGCGGCGGCCGTCACAATGCAGTCCCAGGTGCGCGGGTACCAAGCCAGGAAGAGTTATAAGAGCAAGAGAGAAGCTGTGACCGTCCTCCAGGCCCACACCAGAGGCATGCTGGCTAGGAAGACCACCAACAAGATGAAGACAGAT gtcttCCTATCTGCCCAGGAGCGGGAGGCGAGGGAGCGGGAGGCCGCGGAGCTCCAGCAGAGGCTAGAGGACGTCCTCAGCCAATCACAAGAGGCTGCTGCCAAGCCGGAGCCAGTCAGTGAGCAGGAAATGGTGGAAACCATGTTTGGCTTCCTGCCCAACAAAGTGGCAGTAGGAGGACGGGAGGGACTAGCTCCCGAGGGCTTTGAG GACTTGGAGAGAAGGCTGACCGTCCTAGAGGTGATTGAGGAGAGTCGAGAGGAGAGTCCAGTAGAAAGCCCAGCTCCGGTAGTTATACAAGTACCAGTACCACCACTAGCTCGGACTGTACCAGCTCCAGAACCAGTACCAATCGCAGTACCAGAGGAGCTACCAGTGGTGGACTACGATGATGAGAATGAGGAGCTCTCCTTCACCAAGTTCAGTGCTCTGCACTTCCAGGGCTCTGCTACCCACAGTCACATCACCCAGAGGCTGCGGCAGCCCTTGCTCTACCACGAGGACGAGGGAGACGCGCTG gCCTGTCTGACAGTGTGGTGGATCATACTGAGGTTCATGGGGGACATAGCTGAGCCAAAACTGATCAACCAGGAGCCCTCCATCCAGAATAACCTGGGCCAGAGGCAGAACAGGAGGCTCAGCAACCTGGTGGGCCTGGATCAG AAAATACTAAGGAAAAATAGAAAGAAACAAGGAACGGGGAATAGAAAAGGTTCGACCATTATAGAGGAG TCAGAGACTATGACGGAGGAGAAAGACATTCTGATTGGAGAGGGGCGCACCTTGGATCGGCCAATATCCGACCTTGAAAAACTGCATATTATTGTTGGATACGCCCTATCCAGACGAGATATAAG GGATGAGATCTATTGTCAGATCATTAAACAGCTGGTGAACAATAAGAGCCAGAAGAGTTCTCTCAGAGGCTGGGTCCTCCTCTCTATCTGTTTGGGTATCTTCCCCCCAACAGAACTCCTTATGCGG TACCTGGAGAGCTTCCTGGGCAGAGGACCAAGTAGCTATGGTCCATACTGTGCTGAGCGTCTGCGTCGCATCGTGGCCAATGGGGAGCGAGGTGAACCACCCTGTTGGATAGAGCTCCAG GCCGTCAAGACCAAGAAGACCACGCAAGTGTCTGTGGCCTTGATGGACGGCCTTAGCGTCAGCCTGCCTGTAGACTCAGCCTGTACCTCCGCCGAGGTGTGCCAGGCTCTGGCCAAGAAAGTCAACATCAAGGACACCTACGGATTCTCTCTCTACATCGGCTTCTATGAGAag GTGTGGTCCCTGGGCAGTGGCGGGAGGCATGTGATGGACGCCATCTCGCAGTGCGAGCAGGAAGTGAGACGGAAGGGCGAGGAGGAGCAGCACGCCCCCTGGAGACTCTACTTCCGCAAGGAGCTGTTCACACCCTGGCACGATTCCTCGATAGATGCCGTCAGCACGGATCTCATCTACAGACAGGTCATCAGAGGCCTCAAGTCTGGGGAGTACCATTCTGAGAAG GAGGATGACTTTGTGCAGCTCGCAGCAATGTACTACTATGTGACGTTTGGGTCTGCCATCagtggagagaatgccaagaaggTGGTGGAGGAATGCATCACTACTGAACTTATTGAGACCAAGTCACAAGGAAAATTGATTCAGCTAGTCAACGcagcacacacacag GGTCCTTACataaacagcagaaggagcacagACAGCGTGAAGGGGGACGTGGTTGACTATGCTCGTCAGAAATGGCCCATTTACTTCTCGAAGTTCTACGAGGTTACGCAAATGTCCG GGCCTCCTCTACCCAAAAGCAATTTTATTGCGGCCATCAACTGGAATGGGATCTCCTTCCAGGATGAGAAAGAGAAGAAGCTCCTTGAGCTGTCCTACCCAGAGGTGACTGGGGTGAACAAGTCCAG TGATGACGGCAGGATCGACAGCGGTCAGTCTGTGAGCCTGGCCACACTGAGAGGGCAGTTCCTACTGCAGTCTGTGGAGGCAGGGGAGATGGCTGACCTGATCCAGTGGTACCTGGAGGGCCTGAGGGAGCGCTCCGTCTACGCAGTGGCCCTGCAGGACGTCAACAAACAGG ACGACCCCATGTTGCTGAGCTACAAGAGAGGGGACGTGCTGGTCATCGTGAAGGACGGAGAGTACTCCCCCGACCGGGGATGGATCAAAGGCACTAACGAGCGGACTGGGAACACCGGCGCCATCTCCACGGACACTGTCCTGGTTCTGCCAACCCTTGAAAAGCCCAGCGATACCACACTG AGTCTGCTGAATCTGAGCCCAGACCAGAAGAAGACAGTGGCTCAGAACGCCCACGAAAGGGAAGAAGCCGTCTCCCCCGTCTCACTGAAAGAGTTTGCCCTTGAGTACTTTAG GCAGCCTGGTAAAGAGGGCGGCCGTGGGGCGCAGGCCAGAGGGGCAGGCAGGGAGAAACTGTGGGCTGCCTCCAAAGAACCCATCAAACAACCCCTACTGAAGAGTCTGGTGGGCAACACCGACCTTAGCCATCTGGCCTGCATCTCCTTCACTG CTATCCTAAAGTACATGGGAGATTACCCTATCAAACAGGTGCGCCAGCCCATAGAGCTGACTGACCAGATCTTTGGTCCGGCCACTCAGCATGTACCTTTACAGGACGAGGTCTACTGCCAGATCATGAGGCAGATGACCAGTAACAGCAGCAG gatgaGTGTAGACTATGGTTGGCAGCTCATGTGGCTGTGCACCGGCCTTTTCCCCCCAAGCCAGTCCCTGCTGAGGTACACCCAGCGTTTCCTAGAGTCACGGCCCAGAGAGCCCCTGGCTGCAGACTGCCTCCAACGGCTCCAAATGCTGCTCAG TATGGAGCCCAGGAAGCTGCCTCCCCATCAGGTAGAGGTGGACGCCATTCAACAGAACAGCAACCAGATCTTCCATAAAATCCACTTCCCCAATGAGTCAACTGAG CTCTTCGAGGTGACTTCAACAACTAGGATTCGTGACCTTGTTCGTAATATTGCCTACAAGCTCATTCTGTCCTCAGCTGACGGTTACGGTCTCTCCATGAAAACGGCAAACAAG gtgatgagcttggaggatcAAAACTACTTCTTTGACAGTTTGAGGCAGACCACAGACCAACCTAAGAAAACAAAGAAAGTCAGAGAGGCAAGAAAAGGTGGTAAAACGGAGG GAGCTCCAGCCACCATGCCCTACCTGGTCATCTTCATGAGGAAGCTGTGGTTCAACGTGACCCCAGGAAGagacctgacctctgaccttacTTTCCACTTCCCACAG GAGTTGCCAAAGTACCTGCGTGGCTACCACAAGTGTACCAAGGAGGAGATGATCAGCCTGGCTGGCCTGCTGTTCAGGGTCAAAGTGGACACGGACAGATCCCAGTTTGTCATGATTCCAAGGATGCTGAAGGAGCTGGTGCCGGCTGATGAGATGAAAACCATGTCCCCAGAGGACTGGAAGaag CACATCATCTCCTCCTACAACAAGCAGGCCGGGATCACCTTGGACGAGGCTAAAGTGGCCTTTCTAAAAGGCATCTGCCACTGGCCAACGTTCGGCTGTGCTTTCTTTGAAGTAAAG CAAACCTCTGAACCGAGTTACCCGAGTATTGTCCGGATTGCAATCAGCAAGCAAGGAGTCAGCTTTATCGACCCCAAAACAAAG GAGTTGCTGGTCATGCACCCGTTCAACCGCATCACCAACTGGTCCAGCGGGAGCACCTACTTCCACATGACCATTGGCAACCTGGTCAAAGGGAACACTTTCCTTTGTGAGACCTCATTG GGTTACAAAATGGATGACCTCCTATCATCTTATGTGAACATGTACGAGATGCAGAGGCAGGCTGTGCGCCCCAGAAATAACTCCATGTTCCCTACCTAA